A segment of the Fusarium musae strain F31 chromosome 2, whole genome shotgun sequence genome:
GTTTCGGTCTTCGACAGCAACATACCACAATAAAAGCGAGCACGAACACTCCAACGATGGATCCGATTATCGCTCCGATTTGTGCACTGCTTAAGCCATCGCCGCTGTGTTGAGACGTCACGACGGGACGGTCCGTGGCTGGAGCCGAAGCTACGCCTAGCGTGACTTGGGTGGTGTAAGTGGTCGTGGGGAGGGAAACAGTCTGCGTTATAACCTGCGCCTCTTGGCGGGCATTTATGTGGGGAACGCCCATACTGAAGACTCAAAAGGCCAAAGTGAAGTTATTCACAGAGCAGAAAGtgcagaaaaagaaaagagacagaATCGGGGGCCATGGCACCCTTTTTGAAACATCCGTCCCGTCCCACAGAAGAGGCAACCATCATGAGCATCTGCTGATACACTTTTGTTTCACCGTACCAACAGCCCTACGActcttgtttttcttttatctGCAGCGGAAACTGGTTAGGACGCGGGCTTCGATGTAACTGTATCTAGGTCAGTTGGTCGACTGTTGACCAATGGTAAGTGAGGTTTTGGGATGAGGGGGTGTGGTGATGCAGGCTGGACTAGGCTGCCATAGCTGATAAAAGATGACTGCAGCGAAACTTTTGCTCGCCTTTCTGTTGGTCTTGTACTTTGGTTCGCATTTTTTTTGGTTCCGGCAGGCAAAGGTGACTGTTCGGACAAGATGTATGTCATTGTGGTTTGAGACTAGCTCCAGAAGGATGCATCATTATTTGTCTGCTAAAGCTTTGGCTTCATGCATGTTACTGGTATAAGTAAGGCCTTATTCTACTTGGTTCTGATGCGCCGATAACATGCTGCCGCTCTGATGCAGGTATTGACCTCGCAATGCTCTCCGTATTAGTGATCATATCTACCGGGAATATTACCACCGAAGTGCACCCATGATGGCTTCCTGGATTATTACTCGAAGGCTCTGTAAGATAAGATGCATCAATCTTGTTTTGTAGTAACAACGCCCCGAGTGAACTGTGTTCTTCTGCACTCATCACGCCATAGGCCAACCAAGATCTCTCTTCTCGCGCTGCGGCACATAGTATCAATGTATTTTGAGGAGGGAACAAAGATCAGGGGATCAGATTAGCGAGTTTGATGACTTGTATTTTATGATAGGCTACAGATGACAGGACCTGAGCGACAAGATTGCATGCGACATCAGCCGAGCGTCCCGTCGTTGATGTGCACCAGTTGGATATAAGCAGAGTCCATTCATGACTTTCTTGTCAGAGTGACGACCCGAAAGTCGCAAGCTAGCCTTCCACGTATCTTATATAGGCCTCCTCGGCGATGTCCACAGTCCAGCCAGCGACATGCAGCTCAGGTGGCCACTCCGCTTCCTTCGAGTACATAAACTCTTCCGGTCCAAACTGTCCTATATAAAGACCTTCCGAATCAGTGCCACTAAAACATgaagcatcatcttcatatTCATCAGCAGCGGTAGCCGCCGTCGCATCATCTAAATCTGAATCATAACTATTAGTACCATCGAACCCAGTCTTGCATCTTTCCACCCGAATCTCGCGGAGATTAGGCATGCAGTCGAGAAGCAATCTGTAAACATCCTGGTTTTGCAGCTCGCGATCAGAATCAACCCAGTCCCGTGTCTCCCAGATTTTGCTGCAATACAGATGAAGAGTCTCAATCGATTCCGGCAGAACCTCACTCAGTCGTGAGAGCGGCTCAACATCAGAAACACACCACAGAATACATAATTGAAAGACCATAGACCCCTCTCTAAGTCGCCATTTCAAAGTCATCTGGGGCTTCCAAATTGCCCCCAAGCAGTTTGTTCACCCCATCACACTTACACCTGAACAACTCAGCCAAGCTATCTTTGACCTCCATCCGAAGGAGATCCTCGATATCCATCTTATCTTTCAACTCATTGCCCAGCATATAGCATCTCACGATAAGTTGCCAGCAATAATGGAGATAGCAGTCCAGTTCCTGTTTACATTGAGGATGCAGAGGTTTTCCAGACAGCGATAGACTTCCTCTCGGGGTATAGTCTGCATATTCCAGAATGCAATCAGATACCTCAACTGGAAGTCCTTTTTGACATAGTATCCATCTGACGTATGTGACATCCGATGGACTGATTTGATGGCCGACTGGTGTTTCAAAGTTGAGGAATTCTTCGTAGGATATGAGACCGTATGGGTAGAACGTCAACGCATAGGCATAATAGCCATTGGGATCATGAGCCGAGCGCTCAGtaaactcatcctcagccttgaggcCAACCCCATCATCAGcggcatcgtcatcatggaACCAAAAACAAAAGCGATCCCTTTCCAATCTCATGAAATGTTTCCAACGAGGGACATCAAATGGTTTCGGATTCCGCCTAAACTGGCCCTTTTTTATACCAAAGAAGTTCCAATGAGGGTACATCGCAACGTCACCAAGAGATCCGGTCTTTGTACAAGATCGGATTGCCAGCTGATATGCCTTGATATTGCGGTAGTCGTCGACAGGTACACCATCCCTGTCCCAAGATTTGGGGAAGAAATGCAAAAGGTTGAGTATAATATACATCTTGATGGCGTACTTGCATATCCTGTTCCACCCAAGAACTCGCGGCATACAGTCACATTCAGTCTCCTGCCACCAGTCTGAGAGACGAGAGCCTTCATAGGCACAAGATCGAAGTACTGCATCCATTTCTCCATGGAGCACTAAAGTCTTGACGACGTCAAGATTGCGATATGCTTCCTCGTTGTATTTTTCAAATTCATAACAGTCGCTCTCAATCTTGTCTCGTTGAAATGCGGCCATCTTGCGTTCTTTGAAAGGTAACGCACACCCGCAGGTGTCGGATTCATTTGTGTGCATACATAATCCCCTTAGACAAGGTTGATGAAAGTTTTCGAAATTCTCGTCTTTATTGGGCGAGGACTTCTCAGGATGCCAACGACGAACTGTTGGTGTAATTCTCGCGGCCACTTCATCTGATATAATAACTTCATCCTCATTGGGAACACAATATTTCTGAGGATACTGTTTTCTTTGGCGAGTAGATTCATCGCTCACACTCCGCATAAAGGCATCGAGGAAGTTGGCGAGTTTTGTTCTGCTGTCTGGGTGCGCAAGCACGTGAAGATTGTTGGCGCCATGTTGACAAGTATTGGTGCATTTCAGTTGGAACACTGAAGCAAGCTCTTCCCAGGGGAGTTGGTTTTCTTGGTGAGCCATTGGACTTGTGAAATTTCACATCAACAACGGTCATTAGCGATGAGGACAAGAATTTGTATTTTGACCTACATCTGTTGTGGAGCAATGGGTTGAGTCACTACGCCGAACCAACATGCTGTGCCACAAGGTATTAGAAGGCACGGAAGAATTAATTTCTTGTTCATTAGAAAAACATGTGATGTGCAATTGACGGAGAAAGCCGAGTAGCCCAGTGATGGCATCCTCTACTGAAACTGGCGAGAAATTATGATGTCAAGTTTCGTTGTAGAACATGGTTTCTAGTATGTTGATCTGAAAGCAGACAGCCTGAGCTGACCTCTATGCAGTATTCAGCCTGTTCGCAAGCAGAGGAAAGGATAGTACTTTATCAAAACTCGGGATACAGAACTCGAGTAAATCCTAGCAAAAGACAAACTTATTGGCCGGCGTGGAGCTTGGGTCGATAGGGATCTCGATGACGCATTGAATGACAAGAACGATGATCTTCAGAAAGGCTGTTCAGACCTGTAAGATTCGCAAAAGTGCAGCTGAACTTAGAAAGAAACAGTGCCTAGACTTGAACTGTCCTCTTCTCGAAGAACACGACCCCCAACACAACGATGTGAAACCCGATTTAGCCATCGATTTGCTACTCAGAATCTAAGTCTGTCCGTATCAAGAAAGCAATGTCTCCGATTCGAGGCTCTATGCCAGGAATATTTCTTTCCAGGACGGGCCAGGAGCAAGACTAAGTACAACAGCACCTTAGTCAAGCAGACCAAAACCTCGCCTTTCAGCTATACCACCGTGCCACTCCAGGATCAAGATATTATAGTACTCCCATTGGCCAGCTGATAGAGGATATGGCTCCAGCCATTGTATCTCACGTTGGCCCTTAAATAAATCCCTGTATGCCTCGGATAGAAGTATTATCTCAAAAGAGCCACCTGATTCGAAAAATTCCGTTTCCTCAAACCCATCCAGCCAAACATAACCGCATTTCTTGCTGTTTGAACCTTGAAGATATCCGATGGCCCTGAAAACATCAATATCAAAGATTCTGTAAAATAGCGAAAGGTTCCAGAACTGCAGAATGGGGTAAGATGGCACTTCCCTAGAGAAGGATACCTGTTCGGTTGGCACGGTTCGCCTTGTGTCTAGTTGTCTGGGAACGTGTCGACCATCGGAGAAAGGGCGTCTTTGACGATATCCCGCATATTCCATGTCTGACAATGGGAATGATGGATTTGCATCCGGATCCCAGACAAGACTGGTAATACCAGAAGGGTTCCGCTTGTACCAGATGATCCATGTTCTGTCCCTGAGCCACTTATTGGTCTCATTAGGATCGGACGTTTCTATACTGATATCGATAGAACTGCTCCAGCCTGTCCACGAATAACTTGGAAATGTGGAGCGCCGGCGAAGAACGGTATAATATGCAAAGAACATGATAAATAGGTCAAACATGGCTGCTGGAATCCCCTGGAAGAAGCTGCACTTCATTAGCTGTGAAACTCGCCTGTTAATGCCAGCCATGGCGCGTGATGCGTCACTCTGGTTTATCAAGACCCTTTTGGTATAATAGAAGAGCATTTGCGATAAGTCGAACACCGGTTCGGTCATGAGTACGGCGAGTGGAAGCAGAGATCCCATAGATCCACTAATCAAGGTTTTTGATAGGTCGTCCACAAAGTGCTCGGCATGCTCTCCTGCACGGCAACGATAGAAGACCTTATTGTCAATGAAGTAGAGGACTCGGCGAGATAGGACATGCTCCTGAAACCTGCGTCGAATCAGAATCTTTGGTTCATCATGATTGGGTACCGTCGACTTACGTCCAAGCTCTGGAGTCGTAGACTGAGTGTTTGAGCAGAATGTCTAGTCCCGCCGCAATTCCCATCTCGACGCCTGGGGCAATCTTGATTGTGTTGTACGAACCATCCCTAGTCCCTTCCTGAACCCTGGGGAGTCGCGCGTTAGCATCATGGCCACAGGCTGCGACAACTGTTAACCAGGCTCTTTCGTAAACAAGGTCCATAACATTGACGCCTAGCTCCAAGTCCTTGGTATCATTTTGTAGCAAGCAAAGCGCGTCCACCCATAGATATCGGCACCCGAGACGCTTGGTCAAAGTGATAGCGTCTTTGATTGTGTTTGGCAGCATCTAGAAGACCCTTTTCAGAGAGCCGGGCATTAGGAGCGCCGTTCGATTCGCCTTGGTGAGTCGAAAGTTTGTGACGGCTCCCCATACGTAGCTCAAAGCGATGTACTTCTCAAGCCCCGTCATTTCTACGATACAGTCGTCCTCGATATCGATCAAACGGAGGGTACGAAGGCCAGGAAATGCTTCGGCAAAGGGCAAATCCATCGGCATCACACATCTCGAGCCATAGAGCTGCTCGCAAGATGAGATCCAGCGTAAGATCCTGGAAGCGTCCACCACAGGGCCCGTCCACGGCTCAACGAAGAATTTCCAAATAGCATAAGGGCGGTCAGGCGCCTCCATGCGTGAGCTGAAGCCAATCCAGGTATCTTGTCGAGACCGAGAACATAAAAAAGCATAGCGCCCTGAAGGCCCCAATGTCCAAGCAAGATGAATTTCATAGGTGGATGAATCAGTGAAGAAGGATGGCTTCAGGGAAGATAGGACAAGGCGACACAATGGACATGGACTGTTCTTGATCCGATCACCAGTCCCAAGGGACCATTTCAGGCGAGTCTGCACACGCATCGATTCCGCATCCGGCACCCTCTGTTCAGAGGGATCTGCGAGCAGTATTCGCACAATGGTACCAGCGACGACATATTCGATATGGTTTTCAGAGAAGAGCCATAAGCTTTGTTTATCGCTGCATCAGAGTATATCAATCTGACCCCAAAATTGTCGCATTGATGCAGCAGCACATCATGTGACTACCTATCTTGTATGTGATTAAATATTACTGTAATTAGGTATAGTTAGTACGCCACATATTGGTGTTCCGCCACAGCCCTACATACACTTACAAGGGTATCTTGATGCGGTCCGAGACTGGGACTATGCAGGTGATCGCAGGCAAGGCGTGTATCTACCTAAATTAAACCTCTCTGTCTCGGTAGAATTCGTGTATTAACCGCTGTCCgcattcttcttccttgtaACCCTTTAGTCCCCGATATCTTAACTGGAACTAGGCGATCGTGTATTTCCCTCGGgatcaagctcatccaacTGTACTCATAGACAAGTAAGATaatcttgaccttggtaCCAGATCCCTTGTG
Coding sequences within it:
- a CDS encoding hypothetical protein (EggNog:ENOG41), with amino-acid sequence MAGINRRVSQLMKCSFFQGIPAAMFDLFIMFFAYYTVLRRRSTFPSYSWTGWSSSIDISIETSDPNETNKWLRDRTWIIWYKRNPSGITSLVWDPDANPSFPLSDMEYAGYRQRRPFSDGRHVPRQLDTRRTVPTEQVSFSREVPSYPILQFWNLSLFYRIFDIDVFRAIGYLQGSNSKKCGYVWLDGFEETEFFESGGSFEIILLSEAYRDLFKGQREIQWLEPYPLSAGQWEYYNILILEWHGGIAERRGFGLLD